TCTTGTTCCAGCTGAATCAGGATCGCCAGCGCCCGGTCATCAGCCCCGGGCAAAAGCTGCGCCAAAACGCCAGTGACGCGCATGGCGGCAACCGACGGCGCGGGGTCAGGCGCTGCGAGCAGTTTAAGCATCTCTGCCCCGACCCGTTCGCGCGAAAGCGTCTCTAACCCGTACAAATTTGCAGCTATTGCATCCAGTGCAGCGGGGTCAAAGCCACCGTCCGCATCCCCGTACCAAGCATGAAACCTGAAATATCTGAGCGATCTCAGGTAGTCTTCTTGGATGCGATCACTGGCCTCCCCGATGAACCGTACGCGACGCGCCTGTAGATCCGGCAAACCGTTCAGCGGGTCAAGGATTGTGCCATCAGGTTGGGCGTAAAGCGCGTTCATGGTGAAATCACGGCGCGCAGCGTCTTCTTCGACCTTGTCGGAAAAGGCGACGACAGCACGCCGACCATCCGTTTCGACGTCACGGCGAAACGTCGTGACCTCGTGCGGGATGCCTTTGCTGACAATCGTCACGGTGCCATGGTCTATACCTGTTGGTATCGGTTTCAGCCCAGCTTTCTGCGCCAGTTCCACGACGTGTTCCGGCTCGGCGTCTGTGGCGATATCAATGTCAGAAACCGGCGCCTGC
The Ruegeria sp. SCSIO 43209 genome window above contains:
- a CDS encoding CCA tRNA nucleotidyltransferase; amino-acid sequence: MKRITEDWLTDQATQDVCTALTNGGAQALFVGGCVRNALLQAPVSDIDIATDAEPEHVVELAQKAGLKPIPTGIDHGTVTIVSKGIPHEVTTFRRDVETDGRRAVVAFSDKVEEDAARRDFTMNALYAQPDGTILDPLNGLPDLQARRVRFIGEASDRIQEDYLRSLRYFRFHAWYGDADGGFDPAALDAIAANLYGLETLSRERVGAEMLKLLAAPDPAPSVAAMRVTGVLAQLLPGADDRALAILIQLEQDAHAAPEAIRRLAAIASPEVAKTLRLSRAQLQRLARMRDEAMATTSVAELGYRYGSEGGLHETLLRHAFLEQPWSEDLNRALQKGSAASFPIKAADLIPAFSGPALGAKLAELEARWIASDFALSREELLAD